A stretch of Brassica napus cultivar Da-Ae chromosome C6, Da-Ae, whole genome shotgun sequence DNA encodes these proteins:
- the LOC106356680 gene encoding uncharacterized protein LOC106356680 — protein sequence MASMVNIMNPMVSKNLITNFKAFRLKPDLPSLQHTRVNAIKNGPIKMMMKYGSRRSIVVSCLDQPISMPNQLSGYDAVMKFYSSINEKNQDQLRNCISNDCFVDDFSFSKPFHGKKEAMKFFEELVNSMGQNVKFCVENVCEGDGYNAAVNWHIEWKGRKIPFTRGCSFYEFTDEGGILVIRNARILIESPIKPGGIALTLLKNITFLFDEFPQVADWFLGKPYEIIQLTLRMYGLFLAPIIGHVIASYLKLLNNMTEFFLLILNIIIKTQSLFFKWKK from the exons ATGGCCTCTATGGTCAATATTATGAATCCAATGGTTTCTAAAAACCTCATTACCAATTTCAAAGCTTTTCGTCTCAAACCCGATCTACCTTCTCTACAACACACTAGGGTCAATGCAATCAAGAATGGTCCAATAAAAATGATGATGAAGTATGGCTCACGGAGAAGTATTGTGGTTTCGTGTTTAGATCAACCTATTTCTATGCCAAATCAGCTCTCGGGATACGAcgctgttatgaagttttattcgTCTATCAACGAGAAGAATCAAGATCAACTAAGAAATTGCATCTCCAACGATTGCTTTGTTGATGACTTTTCCTTCTCTAAACCTTTTCATGGGAAAAAG GAAGCCATGAAGTTCTTTGAAGAACTGGTGAACAGTATGGGACAAAACGTAAAGTTTTGTGTTGAAAATGTTTGTGAAGGAGATGGATATAATGCTGCTGTTAATTGGCATATAG AATGGAAAGGACGTAAAATTCCATTTACGAGAGGATGTAGCTTCTATGAATTTACAGACGAAGGAGGAATACTGGTTATAAG AAACGCGAGGATTCTAATTGAATCGCCAATTAAACCAGGAGGAATTGCATTG ACTTTGCTAAAGAACATAACGTTCTTGTTCGACGAGTTCCCACAAGTTGCTGACT GGTTTTTGGGGAAGCCTTATGAGATAATCCAATTAACATTAAGAATGTATGGTCTGTTTTTGGCGCCTATCATTGGCCATGTAATTGCAAGCTATCTGAAGCTATTGAACAACATGACCGAGTTCTTCTTACTGATTTTGAATATTATCATCAAAACTCAAAGTCTGTTCTTTAAATGGAAGAAATAA
- the LOC106448153 gene encoding uncharacterized protein LOC106448153 yields MEFRTQRKEGDLSKAPPVDVQQSSASTVVRTDAAWRKEDKKAGFGWTVRSVTSHELRQKKQVEHVSSALMAEGLAIREALLCCRRQGLNSIHLQSDSSQLISAINRKEPLTKIHGILSDILNLCCSPAMLISFSWIPRDQNFVADSLSKEALCMVGAFTAPT; encoded by the coding sequence ATGGAATTTAGGACTCAACGTAAAGAAGGTGACTTATCCAAAGCCCCTCCGGTTGATGTTCAACAAAGCTCAGCTTCAACAGTTGTCCGAACAGACGCAGCTTGGCGAAAAGAAGATAAGAAAGCTGGTTTTGGCTGGACAGTGAGATCTGTTACATCACATGAGCTTCGCCAAAAGAAACAAGTGGAACATGTCTCCTCTGCTTTGATGGCTGAGGGACTCGCTATCAGAGAAGCTCTGCTATGCTGCAGACGCCAAGGTCTGAACTCCATCCACCTACAATCGGACTCTTCCCAGCTGATCAGCGCCATAAACCGCAAAGAACCTCTAACCAAAATTCATGGAATCCTCTCAGATATCCTTAATCTATGCTGCTCTCCTGCAATGTTGATTTCCTTCTCTTGGATCCCTAGGGACCAAAACTTTGTTGCTGATTCCTTATCAAAGGAAGCACTTTGTATGGTTGGGGCTTTTACTGCTCCCACCtaa